A single window of Methanobrevibacter sp. DNA harbors:
- a CDS encoding Ig-like domain repeat protein, with protein sequence MKLKYIFSFTIILITLLSMNFIFAGEVNENITLEINDDGDSIISDNYLNEDLSQKTTDNDPDSKLGNFEDGLTHVYVSPIGNGNGSSQDAPADFKTTLNSIGDNSVVHMMDGNYTWTCANKNDVISIKSKNNITIMAENSGKVMINSTSNYLSKEFNLDSSNNIIFKNIIFKGSYNADYLIYLKTCNNISIEGCSFIDFKYKSDVLASSKSSLNIRDCYFSNCSVGTNGIILQSNGEILIYNCTFDNVSKQIIKVLKQSNNFFKANISSCIFRELNGDSFIGIAGNPTVFENNTVQSSYNFELKVTGVGIINSSTTITVLDNTQLSATSGDVINITAVLVDDMGNYINIPKLDFSIDGVTYSATYKDGVYSVAYTVPEVTQPEEISFDSTPESTYLGDLTVKYQPLFLLAKPALNMTMSNVSDSVYGDNVTVKVNISNLESGNLIYQFIKDDVVVKTVTDSFSNNMSTVSVNDLPAGDYTVAIKYAEDDNFGATTITKTFTVSKANSTVQILIDPTIPVGDNITVQAIVPANAGGNVTFRLNTDNKTVNVTDKAVFDSLANGTYIIYAVYNGDDNYNPSEESNITFEVVKVNPTISIEYSTPVINENVTVTVTMNEDINGDVNVTINKLDPVVEHVVNGTLVFNITNVPYGPQNITVGFTGNDKYNAGEKNASFFVNKLDLDLSISADEITYGDPLVVIVNANEKFTGEVIVKIGTLNQTVNVVNGKGNATFNNLTADDYFINATFTGDETFNADSANTTATVKGVEVPATQAFTTNVPANTKSPTFSIKLEKDATGTFTVNIDNGKIVKTAELKDGAASITVVDLTAGDHKISISYSGDGKYAPITQNTTLNIKEPVKPTPKVTKKATKIVAKKKTFKAKKKTKKYTITLKSGKKAISKVKVTIKVGKKTYTAKTNKKGKATFNLKKLTKKGKYTAVIKFKGNKNYKATSKKVKITVKK encoded by the coding sequence ATGAAATTAAAATATATTTTTTCATTTACAATAATTCTTATTACATTATTAAGTATGAATTTCATTTTTGCAGGGGAAGTTAATGAAAATATTACTTTGGAAATAAATGATGATGGAGATTCCATTATTTCCGATAATTATTTAAATGAAGATTTAAGTCAAAAAACTACTGATAATGACCCTGATAGTAAGTTAGGTAACTTTGAAGATGGTTTAACACATGTTTATGTGTCTCCTATAGGAAATGGAAATGGTTCTTCTCAAGACGCTCCTGCTGATTTTAAAACTACATTAAATTCAATTGGAGATAATAGTGTTGTACATATGATGGATGGGAATTATACTTGGACTTGTGCCAATAAAAATGATGTAATTTCCATCAAATCTAAGAATAATATTACTATAATGGCTGAAAATTCTGGAAAAGTAATGATAAACTCAACATCAAATTATTTATCTAAAGAATTTAATTTAGACTCTTCCAATAATATTATTTTTAAAAATATTATATTTAAAGGTAGTTATAATGCTGACTATTTAATATATTTAAAAACTTGTAATAACATATCTATTGAAGGATGTAGTTTCATTGATTTTAAATATAAATCAGATGTATTGGCGTCATCTAAATCTTCATTGAATATTCGTGATTGTTATTTTTCAAATTGTTCAGTTGGTACTAATGGGATTATATTACAATCAAATGGGGAAATTTTAATATATAATTGTACTTTTGATAATGTTTCCAAACAAATAATTAAAGTTTTAAAACAATCAAATAATTTTTTCAAAGCTAATATTTCTTCTTGCATTTTCCGAGAGTTAAATGGTGATTCATTTATAGGTATTGCTGGAAACCCTACAGTTTTTGAGAATAATACTGTTCAGTCTAGTTATAATTTTGAATTAAAAGTTACTGGTGTGGGCATTATCAATTCTTCAACTACAATTACAGTTTTAGATAATACTCAGTTATCTGCAACAAGTGGTGATGTTATTAATATTACTGCGGTTTTAGTTGATGATATGGGCAATTATATTAATATTCCTAAACTAGACTTTAGCATTGATGGTGTAACTTATAGTGCTACTTATAAGGATGGTGTTTATTCTGTTGCGTATACTGTTCCTGAAGTTACCCAGCCTGAAGAGATTTCCTTTGACAGTACTCCTGAGTCCACTTATTTAGGCGATCTCACTGTCAAATATCAGCCACTATTTTTATTGGCTAAACCTGCTTTGAACATGACAATGAGTAATGTTTCAGACAGTGTTTATGGTGATAATGTTACAGTTAAAGTTAACATTTCCAATTTGGAATCTGGTAATCTTATTTATCAATTCATTAAGGATGATGTAGTTGTTAAGACTGTTACAGATTCATTCAGCAATAATATGTCTACTGTAAGTGTTAATGATTTGCCTGCTGGTGATTATACTGTTGCTATCAAATATGCTGAGGATGATAATTTCGGAGCAACAACCATAACTAAGACTTTCACTGTCAGCAAGGCCAATTCAACAGTACAAATCCTAATTGACCCAACCATTCCGGTGGGGGATAATATTACTGTTCAGGCAATTGTGCCTGCAAATGCTGGTGGTAATGTTACTTTCAGATTAAACACAGACAATAAAACAGTTAATGTTACTGATAAGGCAGTCTTTGACTCTTTGGCTAATGGAACATACATTATTTATGCAGTATATAATGGTGATGACAACTATAATCCTAGTGAAGAGTCCAATATAACATTTGAGGTTGTTAAAGTCAATCCGACAATAAGCATTGAATACTCAACACCTGTGATTAATGAAAACGTTACCGTTACAGTTACAATGAACGAAGACATTAACGGAGACGTTAATGTAACCATTAACAAACTTGATCCGGTAGTTGAACATGTTGTTAACGGTACTTTGGTATTCAACATCACCAATGTTCCTTACGGTCCTCAAAACATTACCGTAGGCTTTACCGGTAATGACAAATACAACGCTGGTGAAAAGAATGCTTCATTCTTTGTAAACAAGCTGGATCTCGATTTAAGCATTAGCGCTGATGAAATCACTTATGGTGATCCTCTAGTTGTTATTGTTAATGCAAATGAAAAATTCACTGGAGAAGTAATTGTTAAAATAGGCACCCTCAACCAAACTGTTAATGTAGTAAACGGTAAAGGTAATGCCACATTTAACAATTTAACTGCTGATGATTACTTCATCAATGCCACTTTCACTGGTGATGAAACTTTCAATGCAGACAGTGCAAACACAACTGCAACAGTTAAAGGTGTTGAAGTTCCAGCAACTCAAGCTTTCACTACCAATGTTCCGGCAAACACAAAATCACCTACCTTCAGTATCAAATTAGAAAAAGATGCTACAGGTACTTTCACAGTCAATATTGACAATGGTAAGATTGTTAAGACTGCTGAGTTGAAAGATGGTGCTGCAAGCATTACTGTTGTTGATTTGACTGCTGGTGATCACAAGATTAGCATTAGCTATTCAGGTGACGGCAAGTATGCTCCAATCACCCAAAACACTACTTTAAACATCAAAGAACCGGTCAAACCAACTCCTAAGGTTACTAAAAAGGCTACCAAGATTGTTGCTAAAAAGAAAACTTTCAAAGCCAAAAAGAAAACCAAAAAGTACA